Proteins encoded within one genomic window of Lampris incognitus isolate fLamInc1 chromosome 1, fLamInc1.hap2, whole genome shotgun sequence:
- the LOC130118929 gene encoding atos homolog protein B, with protein MRHIHVELARREAPLELPAQEGDLPPPTAPTQGLDPGLRPGTPRPFGQEEIRLQKVYQLSIFSQLGGFSTPTEPPTEAQQRPMRFGVKRGLEEPQLTHKRPHLGDSSNRDGLERGVLCGSGPAPGMGMVLGMCPGGTGPLYSCTLMDHRDSDGGLSPIRSPPLSPSHTPSRRPAQHNHDRPVPDIFARLTPKSPPMCDPHGQPCDLGTSLGSSSSGGRTPSCSLGSPGGESYGNGYDTPTYESPGPASPTSPPGPFSPPHHTELQEPGEATEWGAGLESSPPERSATQAASSSSNGLPSWEKTPSSNGFRCSISGGPCPAKKKLLSPSDTGESCSEDEGPSTSKRSRLALLAPGLGLASCRSTDAKAAPYWNHLLPSARDRSTSATDLTRSGRRLKNGLRLKSRQLRSGRRTDTCRSTHSRWPSSSISRSLLGNFEESILKGRFSPSGRIEGFTAEIGASGSYCPQHATLPVQVTYYDISEHSAPSPFLGVISLEPLGKKGYSIPKVGTIQVTLFNPNKTVVKMFLVTYNFGDMPVNHMTFLRHRIFLVPVEEGLEGKVEGSPGVGVMDRKKILCYLIHLRFQSSKSGKIYLHNDIRLLFSRKSIEVDTGIPYELKSFTEVPRNPKYSPRV; from the exons ATGCGGCACATTCATGTGGAGTTAGCCCGCAGGGAGGCTCCTCTAGAGCTTCCAGCCCAAGAGGGGGACCTACCTCCACCTACAGCCCCAACGCAGGGCCTAGATCCTGGATTGAGACCAGGGACCCCCAGGCCCTTTGGCCAGGAGGAGATCCGGCTCCAGAAAGTATACCAGCTTTCCATATTCTCTCAGCTGGGGGGTTTCTCAACCCCCACAGAACCCCCCACAGAGGCCCAGCAGAGGCCCATGCGATTTGGGGTGAAGAGGGGGCTCGAGGAGCCCCAGTTAACTCACAAGCGCCCCCATCTGGGGGACTCTTCAAACAGAGATGGACTGGAAAGAGGGGTGTTGTGTGGGTCGGGCCCAGCTCCAGGGATGGGTATGGTGTTGGGTATGTGCCCAGGAGGAACAGGTCCCTTATATTCTTGCACACTGATGGACCACAGAGACTCTGACGGGGGTCTTTCTCCCATCagatctccacctctctctcctagTCACACCCCCTCCCGACGCCCTGCCCAGCACAACCATGACAGGCCCGTCCCAGATATTTTTGCACGTCTCACCCCCAAATCACCCCCCATGTGTGACCCGCATGGGCAACCCTGTGACCTGGGCACCTCTCTGGGTTCCTCATCCTCTGGGGGGCGTACACCCTCCTGCTCCCTGGGCAGTCCTGGAGGTGAGAGTTATGGAAATGGCTATGACACACCTACCTATGAGAGCCCAGGCCCTGCAAGCCCCACCAGTCCTCCAGGCCCCTTCTCCCCCCCTCATCACACAGAGCTCCAGGAGCCGGGAGAGGCCACAGAGTGGGGTGCTGGGCTAGAGTCCTCTCCACCTGAGCGCAGTGCTACCCAGGCTGCATCCTCCTCCTCCAATGGCCTGCCTTCCTGGGAGAAGACGCCGAGTAGTAATGGCTTCCGCTGTTCCATTTCTGGAGGACCTTGCCCAGCTAAGAAGAAGCTGTTGTCCCCGAGCGACACAGGGGAGTCGTGTTCAGAGGACGAGGGACCCTCCACCTCCAAGAGGAGTCGGCTAGCACTTCTGGCCCCTGGTCTTGGCCTGGCCTCCTGTCGCAGCACCGATGCAAAGGCTGCTCCTTACTGGAACCATCTGCTGCCCTCCGCACGAGACCGATCTACG AGTGCAACAGACTTGACCAGATCAGGGAGACGGCTAAAAAATGGGCTGCGACTGAAAAG TCGCCAGTTACGCAGCGGGAGGCGCACAGACACGTGTCGCTCCACACACTCTAGGTGGCCTTCCTCCTCCATCAGCAGGTCACTACTGGGCAACTTTGAG GAGTCCATACTGAAGGGCCGCTTCTCCCCGTCGGGCAGGATTGAGGGCTTCACAGCTGAGATCGGTGCCAGTGGATCCTATTGCCCGCAGCATGCCACCCTGCCCGTGCAGGTCACCTACTATGATATCTCTGAGCACAGCGCACCATCACCCTTCCTG GGGGTGATATCCCTCGAACCTCTTGGAAAGAAAGGATACAGCATACCCAAAGTGGGGACCATTCAAGTG ACCTTATTTAATCCCAATAAAACTGTGGTGAAAATGTTCCTGGTGACCTACAATTTTGGAGATATGCCCGTCAATCACATGACCTTCCTGCGCCACCGCATTTTCCTGGTGCCTGTGGAGGAAGGGCTGGAGGGGAAAGTGGAGGGGTCTCCAGGGGTTGGGGTCATGGACAGGAAGAAGATTCTCTGCTACCTGATACACCTCAG ATTCCAGAGTTCCAAATCTGGGAAGATCTACTTGCACAACGATATCCGGCTGCTATTCTCCCGCAAATCCATTGAGGTGGACACGGGAATCCCTTATGAGCTGAAATCTTTCACCGAGGTGCCAAGAAACCCCAAATACTCACCCCGTGTGTGA